From Amphiura filiformis chromosome 20, Afil_fr2py, whole genome shotgun sequence, a single genomic window includes:
- the LOC140142042 gene encoding uncharacterized protein isoform X1 — translation MLPRTMKVKLLKPIFCQFCKTAFYSLDRKRSHVYRHKIKYVRVQTKKKTGYLRALNRNGMEERSSSNIEGRTDIRTLNTYRCKYCPIRFHYNSELKDHIRTHTKEKPYRKAPIKKTGTKENPTINVAGSVLHISRTICTSTLHTEKGSVSPIGIQSQKTSFYRCKYCRQYFNCKDSLDNHISSSHIYQCKYCGKFFNWESQLKIHTKTHTKPFKCDYSYCQKSFTLAGALKEHLRIHTKEKPFQCKYCEKCFTLECQLQIHIKTHTKSTDLLKCEYCQKSFTLAGDLKEHLRIHTKEKPFQCEYCEKCCNWESQLITHMNTHTKPFKCEYCQKSFALAGALKNTSEFTLKRSYINANIVRNALFGKVN, via the coding sequence ATGTTACCAAGAACAAtgaaagtgaaacttttgaaaccGATCTTTTGTCAATTTTGTAAGACTGCCTTTTATTCTTTGGATAGGAAAAGAAGTCATGTTTACAGACATAAGATCAAGTATGTCCGGGTGCAAACCAAAAAGAAAACTGGCTATCTCAGAGCTCTTAACAGAAATGGCATGGAAGAAAGGTCAAGTAGTAATATTGAAGGTCGCACAGATATCAGAACTCTCAACACATACCGGTGCAAGTATTGTCCGATACGCTTTCATTACAACAGTGAACTAAAagatcacatcagaactcacaccaaagagaaaccgtatcgaAAAGCCCCAATTAAGAAAACTGGCACTAAAGAAAACCCTACGATAAATGTTGCTGGAAGTGTTTTACATATCAGTAGGACTATTTGTACAAGCACTTTACATACAGAAAAAGGCTCAGTGAGTCCAATTGGAATTCAGTCCCAAAAGACTTCCTTCTACCGGTGTAAATATTGCAGGCAATATTTTAATTGTAAAGATAGTCTTGACAACCATATCAGTTCTAGCCACATTTACCAGTGCAAGTATTGTGGTAAATTCTTTAATTGGGAAAGTCAACTAAAAATTCATACGAAAACTCACACAAAACCTTTTAAGTGTGATTATTCATATTGTCAGAAGAGTTTTACATTGGCTGGTGCTCTTAAAGAACACCTCagaattcacactaaagagaagccaTTTCAATGCAAGTATTGTGAGAAATGCTTTACTTTGGAATGTCAACTACAAATTCACATCAAAACTCACACAAAATCCACAGACCTTTtaaagtgtgaatattgtcagaagagTTTTACATTGGCTGGTGATCTTAAAGAACACCTCagaattcacactaaagagaagccaTTTCAATGTGAGTATTGTGAGAAATGCTGTAATTGGGAAAGTCAGCTAATAACTCACATGAATACTCACACAAAACCTTttaagtgtgaatattgtcaga